Genomic segment of Oncorhynchus tshawytscha isolate Ot180627B linkage group LG28, Otsh_v2.0, whole genome shotgun sequence:
CTTCTAGTGTCATAAAATAACATTTATAATGTAAGATATGTTGGTTATTCTGTGATCGCTATCACGAGAGTGATATGATTTATGGCCAGGTTAAAAaggttaaaaatgtttttttttttttaaatacatgtatTCTTTGATCCAGTAATACCGTACCTCTCTGTAGACTCAGATCTAGGGACatatttctctgtgtgtctctgtgcaggaAAATAGCACTCCTTTGTGCTGTTTCATTCGCAAGCAGCATCGCCTGTGTACAAAGCAAATCTACAGTCACTGACAATCTATATGTTGTTTAAGAATAGATAGTTTTGACCAAAAGTTTTAATGCCAAGGAGTTGTATTCTGAACATGAACAGCATACAATCTATAGTCTATGTATTCTGAACATCAACAGCATACAATCTATAATCTATGTATTCTGAACATGAACAAGGATGTCAAACATGTGAAtgtctaaaatgacattggaggctaCACTCACATTCTCCTGCAGGCTGAGGCTCAGGGACACGTaattctctctcagtctctcagcgaCAACCTCCATCTCCTGCTGCAGTGTGGTTTGGTTCTCCTGGCTCAGCCTTACAGACTCCAGCAAGGCCTGCTTTTCCTTCTCCCACACAACCTTCGCCCCCTCCATCTTCTCCGTCAGGGACTGTGTAACAGAGTTAAGATTGTACCGGTAAGCTCACAGCAAGCACTGGCTCGAGCTCTTGTACAGACAGTGTACCCTGGTTTGTACCCAGATAGGGAGGGCACTATACTGCTGAACAAGCAGGCACACTGTGGTCCACACCTGTTGGGCTACGTTGCACTGGGACACGCCCTTCATGTGAGGAGAGGTGGCCCACACCACGATAACGATGAGGGAGACCATGGACCACAGGGTCAGCAGTGCCATCACCAGGTTACAGCAGGTCCCGGATGACTTGGAACGAGCCATGGTGTTGAAGGGAGCTGTGGTTGCGCTGGGGATGACAAAGATCATATCCCTTGTCGGTTATGTCtgacaacagagacagacagcagttgTACAAGCTTCAGGCGGAAGGACTCTTTTGTGTCCACTGTGATGGGAAAAAAGTCTCAGAAGTCCAGACAGAAGTTTACACTTGTCTTTATCAACTGAGCCTAACGACTCATGTTACACAGGCTGAAGAAGTACTGTATATTGTAAGGTTTTCCGTTTAACTGTAGAGTCCTCGTTCAACAAAAACACCTCACTTACCTTTGTCCAAATATCCCCTTTAAAACCAATACCCAGTCTTTCACCACATCTTAGTTAGAATGCTTTTATAGAGGAAGAATCctagcagcctctctgtgtttatTTTATCATGCCAGGACTAGTGTACAGTACACTCCACGCTCATCACTGCACATTCATTCCATCTCACTACTTTTTAAACAAATCCTTTTGTAGAAGGTTGTTCACATGCCAACTACTTGTAGAAATAAGACTACACTTTCCCTGACAAATGGTCTTAGACTCctatgacatcacaacacctaggGATCAaatatatcccaaatggcaccccattctgtatctagtgcactacttttgaccagagcccataaggATTCGATTTTAGCTGGTCAAATGTTTATTAAGTTGTAAGAATCTTTCCCTCAATTACTTTCCACAAGGATTTGATATTAGAAGATCAAATGTTTATTAAGTTATTTCAATGGACACAATAAATATACACAAGGAAAGTTAAGCTACATGTATTTAAGCTTGTTTATTTAAAACACAAACCTGTCTAAAACTGTTCAAACCAATAAATACATACCAATTATACGTTTTGCGTACATTAAAATAATTCAGTGGGAGATAGTTTGGAACACTGCTGTATTCTTAAGTGCAAATGagaatattaaactagggaattACACAgtatatagggttctatagttTTATGGTGAACATGGAATGTGATGCATAGATTTAATGACTAACTCGTGGAATGTCTGAAGTGTGTGGGTTATTATGGTcgtaatgaaaaaatatatatgttttatactTTACATAGTTTAACATCATGCAGATAATTTGGGAATAATCTTATGTACAATAGTTGTACACAAACGgggcagtttcccagacacagattaagcctagtcctgggcTAAAAACCAAATTCAATGGACAACttccattgagcatgcttttaTCCAGGAAACTGGCCCAAAGCGTTTTGAGGGACAGCAACTAAGCCTGTATTTTCACTAACATGTCTAGCCATTACTACATATTTGCTTTTGCTTAtgtataggcaatagggtgttcTATATCCAGGCACAGCGTACAAAGAGCAAAACAGGTTTATACAATCTATATATTTTAAGACTACTCTCTCCTTAGGTAAGACAGCTAATAGTGTTTGCATTTGTTTCATTTGCATCACAGTACAACAAGTCAGCCGAGTGACATATGGTATAGAATAGATAGCCTACTGTCAATAAGATGAAGTACTGAGATCTCCCTATAATACATCGACATGAATTTCCTGTTATTTCTGTGCAATTTGTACTATGTTGTATAACAGTCAGCTGAGAATGATACATGTTATGATTGCGTACTTAAAATTGACATACCAAGCCAGACTAAGGCTGTCACACAGGTGCATATACCATGTATTTCTTCAACTATGGAGCTTAAAACTCTTTAGGAAAATGATTGCCGGTGCAGAATGCCAAATCATAACCAAATATACTGCAAAAACGAACAGCGTATTTTACAATGTGTCAGTACTGCGTATAACAATCAAAATCCTTATCTTCAACATTAAACATTTatttagaaaatgtattattAAACACGTATTTTGTTGACCAAACTTATTCATAATAAGGACTCTGCGTTGCTAGTTCTCTCCATACAAAGTGATACAGGAGGAGTAACCTTTTTCCCAATCAAATGTGTGTGAGGGGCAGCATGGATTATGATCGGGGGCCCAGCGTTTTCTCTAACCCGAAGAACTCTGGACCCTCATTATGAATCTGATAACAGCTGGTGTAGAATATGTGCCCTGTTCgtgccacaaacacacagacaaagaagAAGCTGAGAGTGCAGAAACAGAGTAATGTCTGTGATTCCAACAACCACACCAACACCAGAAAAACTCTGAGAGCTGGTGTACATGTACTgtcctgactgtaccatacacacacacacagacacagacatagtaGGAAGTAAGCTGAGAACTAGAATAATGTCATTCAGTGATTCCAGCCCCAGCCCGGTAGGACTTTGCCTACCGGCCATGACCAGACCGCCCTAGAAAGAAGAAACTGAAGAGCGTAGATTAAGACTAATGTCAGTGATTCTATGAGAATAATGTCAGTGATTCTAGAAGGCAGGCCAGGCTCAAGACTATTCTACAATCCAAGCTGGAGCCAGGTCTCAGGGCATGACCagactgtctttctccctctctatccctctgacCAGCTCCTCCACCCAGCGCACCTCCGACGCCACCTGCTCCGCCAGGACCTCGTAGCGGTTCTCCAGGCGCCCAAACGTCCTCTTGAGTGTGTTAGCGGCCAGCATGGCGGCGCGGGCATCCTCCTGACTCTGCCTGCGCTGGGCCTGGGTACACTGCAGAGCCTGGCGGATGTGATCCAGGTTGCTGGCGATGCTCTGGTTCTCCTCCTTGTACCAGCCCTCCTTCTCCTCATAGATAGAGAGTAGTGCAGCCACGTCCTCCTGACATGacctggagaagagagggggatgttAGCATGAATGGATAGATGTATTGTTGTACCCAACTAGAACGGCTTTATATGCATTTTTAATAATCCATTGTTTGCCCATTCATTGAatcatccatctatccctccgTTTATCCCCCCCTCCTACCTCTGGTTGTGCTCCAGGTCTCTCAGCCCCTCCTCGGCAGCAGCGATCTCCTCCAGCACCTGGGAGAAGCGTTCAAAGTTGACGTAGGTGTTGTTGGGGGGCATGGAGGAGTGGGACTTGATGGTGTACTCCTTTAGACGCGTTGTCTTCAGGCGCCTGCGCTCCGGCTTCTTTCCGCTCTCCTCCTGGCGCACGTTTCGCCTCTTGATCacctgggaggagagggggtttaATGGATAGTAGATAAAAGTGTGTGGGGGGTGCTCAATTATTTTGTCTGGCCAAAAACATCAGTATAATGGGTGCTATAAGCCAGCAGTTGCATATATTTGGGGGGGGTATTGATATAGTTTGGGGGATTACTGATATGTGAGGTAACCAGTATGTATGAGGTGGTGAAAGGTACCTACCTTGATCCAGGGATGCTGAAGGCTGTCATCGATGGTCATTCTCTTCCTGGAAGAAG
This window contains:
- the LOC112226579 gene encoding uncharacterized protein LOC112226579 isoform X1 encodes the protein MARSKSSGTCCNLVMALLTLWSMVSLIVIVVWATSPHMKGVSQCNVAQQSLTEKMEGAKVVWEKEKQALLESVRLSQENQTTLQQEMEVVAERLRENYVSLSLSLQENAMLLANETAQRSAIFLHRDTQRNMSLDLSLQRDHFEWLRFNFTQAVHQSHSCSASCDASNSQAVAAMSQMKACESSKHYMMTQMERRGCKINGNSPQESLLFIAHTHYD
- the LOC112226579 gene encoding uncharacterized protein LOC112226579 isoform X2 gives rise to the protein MARSKSSGTCCNLVMALLTLWSMVSLIVIVVWATSPHMKGVSQCNVAQQSLTEKMEGAKVVWEKEKQALLESVRLSQENQTTLQQEMEVVAERLRENYVSLSLSLQENAMLLANETAQRSAIFLHRDTQRNMSLDLSLQRDHFEWLRFNFTQAVHQSHSCSASCDASNSQAVAAMSQMKACESSKHYMMTQMERRGCKINGLSSSAF